One Prosthecochloris marina DNA window includes the following coding sequences:
- a CDS encoding tetratricopeptide repeat protein — protein MNAPIRFVVLSLFLAGFVFTGCTGSASVGKTSQAPDDSLADRSRDLFVEGSLSTVSGDYQTAITQFRKILAAEPENAAVHFSLSKAYVALALPDSAKHYAEKAVEYNASNRYYRHLLAGIYFDMKMFSDAAMQFEKLVETEPSDTRSLFFLAHAYLADEKHEKALETFARILQFDPSNENAQVQSLWLELKLKRYGAAIHSLESMMDANGSNDKLQLTLGELYLQSGKPAKALQIFREMIAETPSFVPAWIALFETYIEQGERELFLTELRRFYAVDEIEFSKKIEAVKLFMLRAENEPSYSEHVHTMVDELAAFQTGEPSVYVLRGMSLRVQGKYDQAQEDFQKALELNPENLFAWEELASTYMLQERYHNVSDTVSQAKKRAGRSSLRLEVFDGYALFRSGSYLKSARVLEKARNYEKQETPSWLLVQAHITRAMAYDKLKKPEKSIEAYNDVLGIDPENALALNNLAYLYAEREENLDEAMQYAKQAVDTEPENPVFLDTLGWLYYKTGNYQKAREIIEIALSMEPNEPEIYEHLAEIYRALGEPVKAEEYLNKADQLRQKDASQEPKGKS, from the coding sequence ATGAATGCACCTATTCGTTTTGTTGTTCTTTCGCTGTTTCTCGCCGGTTTCGTTTTTACCGGGTGTACGGGTAGTGCATCTGTGGGAAAAACAAGTCAGGCTCCCGACGATTCCCTTGCCGATCGGTCGAGAGACCTTTTTGTCGAAGGATCACTCTCGACGGTCAGCGGTGATTATCAAACTGCAATTACGCAGTTTCGAAAGATTTTGGCTGCAGAACCTGAAAATGCAGCGGTGCATTTCTCTCTTTCAAAAGCATATGTGGCGTTGGCTTTACCGGATTCTGCAAAACATTATGCGGAAAAGGCCGTCGAGTATAATGCTTCAAACAGGTATTACCGGCACCTGCTTGCAGGAATCTACTTCGATATGAAGATGTTCTCCGATGCCGCCATGCAATTTGAAAAGCTTGTGGAAACCGAACCTTCGGATACACGCAGTCTTTTTTTTCTTGCGCATGCATACCTTGCGGATGAAAAGCATGAAAAAGCGTTGGAGACTTTTGCGCGCATCCTGCAATTCGACCCCTCTAATGAAAACGCTCAGGTTCAGTCGCTATGGCTTGAACTGAAGCTGAAGCGTTACGGTGCGGCGATTCACAGCCTGGAAAGCATGATGGATGCAAACGGCTCTAACGACAAGCTCCAACTGACACTTGGGGAGCTCTATCTGCAATCCGGTAAACCGGCAAAAGCTCTGCAGATATTCCGGGAAATGATTGCGGAAACACCTTCGTTTGTTCCTGCTTGGATAGCTCTTTTCGAGACGTATATCGAGCAGGGGGAGCGAGAACTGTTTTTGACGGAGTTAAGGAGATTTTATGCTGTCGATGAAATTGAGTTTTCGAAGAAAATAGAAGCGGTGAAACTATTCATGCTCAGGGCGGAAAACGAACCATCCTATAGTGAGCATGTTCACACGATGGTGGATGAACTGGCGGCATTTCAGACAGGTGAGCCTTCTGTTTATGTTCTGAGGGGGATGTCTCTGCGTGTTCAGGGAAAGTACGATCAGGCACAAGAGGATTTTCAAAAAGCTCTTGAACTGAATCCTGAAAATCTTTTTGCCTGGGAGGAACTTGCCTCGACATATATGCTTCAGGAACGATATCACAATGTTTCTGATACTGTTTCACAGGCAAAGAAGCGTGCCGGGCGCTCGTCACTGCGTCTCGAGGTTTTTGACGGGTATGCACTTTTCCGGTCCGGTTCCTATCTGAAATCGGCGAGGGTGCTCGAGAAAGCCCGTAACTATGAGAAGCAGGAAACTCCTTCATGGCTGCTTGTTCAAGCACACATTACCCGCGCAATGGCTTATGATAAGTTGAAAAAACCGGAAAAAAGCATCGAAGCGTACAATGATGTTCTTGGGATCGATCCGGAAAATGCATTGGCTTTGAACAATCTGGCTTATCTCTATGCCGAAAGAGAGGAAAATCTCGATGAGGCGATGCAATATGCGAAGCAAGCTGTCGATACAGAGCCCGAAAATCCGGTTTTCCTCGATACGCTCGGGTGGCTGTATTATAAAACCGGTAATTATCAGAAAGCACGTGAAATCATTGAAATAGCGCTTTCCATGGAGCCCAATGAGCCTGAAATTTACGAACATCTTGCGGAAATCTACCGGGCATTGGGAGAGCCTGTTAAAGCGGAGGAGTACCTCAATAAAGCAGATCA
- the ruvB gene encoding Holliday junction branch migration DNA helicase RuvB — translation MRDELLNTPANSAEEKFEEQIRPVQLDDFTGQPRLTENLRIFIAAARKRGEALDHVLFSGPPGLGKTTLAHIIAAELGGGIKVSSGPLLDKPGNLAGILTSLNKGDVLFIDEIHRLTPAVEEYLYSAMEDFRIDILLESGPSARAVQLKLEPFTLVGATTRAGMLTSPLRARFGISSRLDYYSSEVLERIIVRTATILGVAIEGSAAAEIAGRSRGTPRIANRLLKRARDFAQVADAPVISTEIARKTLAALEIDDDGLDDMDKKIMLTLIEKFDGGPVGISSLAVSVGEEQDTIEEVYEPYLIQTGFISRTPRGRVATKNAYLKFTGSYPGSQGDGPLFGNK, via the coding sequence GTGCGAGATGAATTGTTGAATACCCCTGCCAATTCTGCGGAGGAAAAATTTGAAGAGCAGATTCGCCCTGTCCAGCTCGATGATTTTACCGGGCAGCCACGTCTTACAGAGAATCTGCGCATATTTATAGCAGCAGCAAGGAAAAGGGGGGAAGCTCTCGACCACGTTCTGTTTTCCGGTCCGCCCGGTCTTGGAAAAACAACGCTTGCACATATCATTGCCGCGGAACTTGGCGGAGGGATAAAAGTGTCGTCCGGTCCGTTGCTCGATAAACCCGGGAACCTTGCCGGTATCCTTACGAGTCTTAACAAAGGGGATGTTCTTTTTATCGATGAGATCCACCGGCTGACTCCAGCTGTCGAAGAGTATCTATATTCCGCTATGGAGGATTTTCGTATCGATATTCTACTCGAGAGTGGTCCCTCGGCACGTGCCGTGCAATTGAAGCTCGAACCGTTTACCCTGGTTGGCGCGACAACCAGGGCAGGAATGCTGACCTCTCCTCTCCGAGCCCGTTTTGGGATATCCAGCCGCCTGGATTATTACTCTTCCGAAGTTCTTGAACGGATTATCGTCCGAACTGCAACAATCCTCGGGGTTGCCATCGAGGGGAGTGCAGCGGCGGAAATCGCCGGACGTTCTCGAGGAACTCCCCGTATTGCAAATCGTCTACTCAAGCGTGCCCGTGACTTCGCCCAGGTTGCCGATGCTCCCGTCATTTCGACTGAAATCGCCCGAAAAACTCTTGCGGCACTTGAAATCGATGACGATGGTCTCGATGATATGGATAAGAAAATCATGCTGACCCTGATTGAAAAATTTGACGGCGGTCCAGTCGGTATATCCTCTCTGGCTGTTTCTGTTGGTGAGGAGCAAGATACGATCGAGGAAGTGTATGAGCCGTATCTTATCCAGACAGGGTTCATTTCGAGGACTCCCAGGGGAAGGGTGGCGACGAAAAATGCTTATTTGAAGTTCACCGGTTCTTACCCTGGCTCGCAAGGTGACGGGCCCTTATTCGGGAACAAGTAG
- a CDS encoding ABC transporter permease: MLVYILRRLLVAIPLVFGVLTLTFFIIRLAPGDPAAMFIQPGISPKVADQIREQYGLNDPVFIQYIKWLGSVLQGDFGRSFSRAQQPVFDVIAQALPVTITIALLTLVANFILGIVIGVVSAVKQNSFLDRFLTVGALFFYSMPEFWFALMMIIVFALKLPIFPVSGLNEIGAESYGPFRFMLDRIWHLVLPVTVLSINGAAGIARYVRGSMLEVIRQDYIRTARAKGLPEKVVIVRHALRNALLPVITLMGGSLPFIFSGALFIEVIFAFPGMGRVTVEAIFARDYPLIIANTFISGTLIIMGNLIADVLYAVVDPRIKL; this comes from the coding sequence ATGCTTGTCTACATATTGCGCCGTTTGCTGGTTGCCATACCGCTGGTATTCGGTGTTTTGACTCTGACATTTTTCATTATCAGGCTGGCGCCCGGTGATCCTGCTGCCATGTTTATACAGCCCGGGATCAGTCCTAAAGTTGCCGACCAGATTCGTGAACAGTACGGATTGAATGATCCGGTGTTTATCCAGTATATTAAATGGCTTGGAAGTGTGCTTCAGGGAGACTTTGGGCGCAGTTTCAGCCGTGCGCAGCAGCCTGTTTTCGATGTTATAGCGCAGGCGTTGCCGGTTACCATCACTATCGCCCTGCTTACTCTGGTAGCAAACTTTATTCTCGGTATCGTTATCGGGGTTGTTTCAGCAGTCAAGCAAAACAGCTTTCTCGACAGATTCCTGACGGTGGGTGCACTTTTTTTTTACTCGATGCCCGAGTTCTGGTTTGCCTTGATGATGATCATTGTTTTTGCGCTCAAGTTGCCGATTTTTCCGGTGTCGGGTCTTAACGAAATCGGGGCAGAATCTTATGGCCCGTTCAGGTTTATGCTGGACAGGATATGGCATCTCGTGCTACCGGTTACGGTATTGAGTATTAACGGTGCCGCCGGTATCGCCCGTTATGTTCGAGGCAGTATGCTCGAGGTGATACGTCAGGATTATATCCGGACAGCGAGGGCGAAAGGGTTGCCCGAAAAAGTGGTGATCGTGCGTCATGCTCTTCGCAATGCACTTTTGCCGGTCATTACCCTGATGGGCGGATCGTTGCCGTTCATTTTCAGTGGGGCACTGTTTATCGAGGTTATTTTTGCTTTTCCCGGCATGGGCCGCGTAACGGTAGAGGCTATTTTTGCCCGCGATTATCCGTTGATCATCGCAAATACTTTTATATCCGGCACGTTGATTATTATGGGTAATCTCATTGCGGATGTGCTTTATGCCGTCGTTGATCCGAGGATCAAGCTTTAA
- a CDS encoding peptide-binding protein — protein sequence MLGDANYLNPVIGASVTSRNVYGLLYPGLLKSEFDTTSGLLNFVALEKKLRESAEHGSGKKTAGALARTWKMSEDHRSITYMLRSDARWNDGTPITSHDFKFTYELYANPVIASPRQQYLAELIGAEKGEIDFDKAIETPDDTTLVFNFYKPVPEQLALFHTTLTPLPKHVWKEVPPQEFRHSPLNQDPLGAGPYVLQDWQKQQQIVLASNPMSNLPKPGTIPRIMFRIVPDYTVRLAQLQTGAVDVVENIKPEDFDGLEAAKAAVEIKPVGLRVYDYVGWSNIDRNAYHQDGTIKPHPLFGSATVRRALTLAIDRQSILDGYLGEYGVVASTDISPSLKWAYNDAVVPYSYDPAESIRLLEKEGWMPGPDGIREKNGRKFSFVLFTNAGNERRNFASVIIQQNLREIGIDCQLDVQESNVFFENLRLRKIDAWMAGWSIGLEIDPLDSWGSDLEKSRFNFTGYQNPKIDELCELAKAELNPLDARPYWMEYQEILHHDQPTTFLYWIKETQGFNKRIEGEELNILSTFYNIDDWTLSPSASVAE from the coding sequence ATGCTTGGTGATGCCAACTATCTCAATCCGGTTATCGGAGCTTCGGTGACGTCGCGCAACGTGTACGGTCTTCTTTATCCGGGCCTGCTGAAAAGTGAGTTCGATACGACATCAGGTCTCTTGAACTTTGTGGCTCTCGAAAAAAAGCTGAGAGAAAGTGCTGAACATGGTTCCGGTAAGAAAACAGCAGGAGCTCTTGCCAGAACCTGGAAGATGAGCGAAGACCATCGTTCGATAACGTATATGCTGAGAAGTGATGCACGTTGGAATGACGGTACTCCTATTACATCTCATGATTTCAAGTTCACGTATGAACTGTACGCTAACCCTGTTATTGCAAGTCCTCGTCAGCAGTATCTCGCCGAGCTTATCGGCGCAGAAAAAGGAGAAATTGATTTCGACAAAGCAATCGAAACGCCTGATGACACGACTTTGGTGTTCAACTTTTACAAACCGGTTCCTGAGCAACTGGCTTTGTTCCATACTACTCTGACTCCGCTTCCAAAACATGTGTGGAAAGAGGTTCCGCCACAGGAGTTCAGGCATTCACCACTCAACCAGGACCCGCTTGGTGCAGGCCCTTATGTGCTTCAGGATTGGCAGAAGCAGCAGCAGATTGTTCTGGCTTCAAATCCGATGAGCAATCTTCCCAAGCCCGGTACTATCCCGCGTATCATGTTCAGAATCGTGCCTGATTATACCGTACGTCTCGCACAGTTGCAAACCGGGGCAGTAGACGTTGTCGAAAACATAAAACCTGAAGATTTTGACGGGCTCGAAGCCGCAAAAGCCGCTGTGGAAATAAAGCCAGTCGGTCTTCGCGTTTATGACTATGTCGGGTGGTCGAATATTGATCGTAATGCGTATCATCAAGATGGTACCATAAAACCGCACCCTTTGTTCGGCTCGGCAACGGTTCGGCGAGCTTTGACTCTGGCGATCGATAGGCAGTCCATTCTCGACGGTTATCTCGGGGAGTACGGGGTGGTTGCAAGCACCGATATATCTCCCTCTTTGAAATGGGCTTACAACGATGCGGTTGTTCCTTATTCCTATGATCCCGCTGAATCCATCAGGCTTTTGGAAAAAGAGGGATGGATGCCAGGGCCTGATGGTATCCGGGAGAAAAACGGCAGGAAGTTCAGTTTTGTTCTTTTTACCAATGCCGGGAATGAACGAAGGAATTTTGCAAGTGTCATCATTCAGCAAAATCTCAGGGAGATCGGTATCGATTGTCAGCTCGATGTTCAGGAGTCGAATGTCTTTTTTGAAAATCTGCGTTTGCGAAAAATCGATGCCTGGATGGCCGGATGGTCCATCGGACTTGAAATCGACCCTCTTGACAGCTGGGGTTCCGATCTGGAAAAAAGCCGTTTCAATTTTACCGGTTACCAAAATCCGAAGATCGATGAGCTTTGTGAGCTAGCCAAAGCCGAGCTGAATCCGCTTGATGCAAGACCTTACTGGATGGAGTACCAAGAGATTCTGCATCATGATCAGCCGACGACTTTTCTTTACTGGATAAAAGAGACTCAAGGGTTCAACAAACGGATAGAAGGTGAAGAGCTCAATATACTCAGTACCTTCTACAACATCGACGATTGGACGCTTTCTCCGTCCGCAAGCGTTGCGGAGTAG
- the hprK gene encoding HPr(Ser) kinase/phosphatase — MNFDQKGLKRRSMTVEYFIENINKSIDIKLRRLNSVDEQKRRIYDRDLHRPGLALAGFTNLFTYKRVQILGNTETRFLNQLDDKTRIKAFENIVKYKVPCIILTSNNKLDPVLLDMATDAGIAVLATRNASTKTIFLITDFLVDRFSVYQQYHGSMVDVYGVGVFLVGKSGLGKSEVALDLVERGHRLVADDAVVINRKGEKVLIASRNNIIDHFMEIRGLGVVDVRAAFGIRAIREKKVVQVVVELLEWNEGIDYERLGLDTKTTRILGVEVPLVQLPINPGKNITVIIEVVALNYLLQQHSGYVAAEALEDRIKRSIDGESMLSTRFGSNYFAKDYE, encoded by the coding sequence ATGAACTTTGATCAAAAAGGCTTGAAAAGGCGGTCGATGACCGTTGAGTATTTTATTGAAAATATCAACAAGAGCATCGATATAAAGCTTCGTCGGTTGAACAGTGTCGATGAGCAAAAAAGACGTATTTACGATAGGGATCTTCACCGTCCAGGTCTCGCGCTGGCGGGATTCACCAATCTCTTTACCTACAAAAGGGTTCAGATTCTCGGTAATACCGAGACAAGATTTCTCAACCAACTCGATGACAAGACGAGGATAAAAGCGTTTGAAAATATCGTCAAGTATAAAGTTCCATGCATCATTCTTACAAGCAACAACAAGCTGGATCCGGTTTTGCTCGATATGGCTACAGATGCCGGTATTGCAGTTTTGGCCACGCGGAACGCTTCTACAAAAACCATTTTTCTGATTACCGATTTTCTTGTTGATCGATTTTCGGTTTATCAGCAGTATCATGGTTCAATGGTCGATGTATACGGGGTTGGCGTTTTCCTGGTTGGAAAAAGTGGTCTTGGAAAGTCGGAAGTCGCCCTTGACCTGGTTGAGCGAGGACATCGGCTGGTTGCTGACGATGCGGTTGTTATCAACAGGAAAGGAGAGAAAGTATTGATCGCTTCGAGAAATAACATCATCGACCATTTTATGGAAATTCGCGGTCTTGGTGTGGTCGACGTAAGAGCTGCTTTTGGTATAAGGGCGATCAGGGAAAAAAAGGTTGTGCAGGTAGTTGTTGAACTGCTGGAATGGAATGAAGGAATAGACTACGAACGTTTGGGGCTCGATACCAAAACAACAAGAATTCTCGGTGTCGAGGTACCGCTGGTTCAATTACCTATCAATCCGGGTAAAAATATTACCGTGATCATCGAGGTTGTCGCTCTCAACTATCTGCTGCAGCAACACTCGGGGTATGTGGCGGCAGAAGCTCTTGAGGACAGGATTAAAAGATCGATCGATGGGGAGTCAATGCTAAGCACCCGGTTTGGCAGTAACTATTTTGCAAAAGACTATGAATAG
- the hpf gene encoding ribosome hibernation-promoting factor, HPF/YfiA family — protein sequence MARTEVKEAVNIQVTLRHTNNHREIEQYARDAVQALDKVFSGIVNCHVVLDHQKNDFEKNKLAEITVHIPQNVLVAKEAAAKYEQAIDSCVDSLGRQLRKHKEKLQNHR from the coding sequence ATGGCAAGGACGGAAGTAAAAGAAGCGGTAAACATACAGGTTACCTTACGACATACAAATAACCATCGTGAAATAGAGCAATATGCACGTGATGCCGTTCAGGCGTTGGACAAGGTCTTTTCGGGTATTGTCAACTGTCATGTAGTGCTCGACCATCAGAAAAACGACTTTGAGAAAAACAAGCTTGCGGAAATAACGGTCCACATTCCTCAGAACGTTCTTGTTGCCAAAGAAGCGGCGGCAAAGTATGAGCAGGCAATCGACAGTTGTGTGGATTCACTGGGGAGACAGTTGAGGAAACATAAGGAAAAGCTGCAGAATCACAGGTAA
- a CDS encoding tyrosine recombinase XerC gives MKKKEKPAASEANATYRGLDAFLDYMRGQRQYSAHTCKAYRKDLSQFYDFLADHYGSKDTLDRDPGSVTVLDVRLFLGYLLREGLQPKSIARKLAAVKSFYNFLLETGAVKVSIPAQVSTPRFNKNVPGFLNEEQTVSLFEEILVSSVPPVTGSRKKDDHAERFTLSRDRAMLEILYGCGLRISELVGLEHEHVNLEQGFMRITGKGNKQRIVPLGSHAAKALKNYFEVRRNFFRIKNKGNPDTAYVFVTKKGTGIYPVLVQRVTKKYLSAVTELKYKNPHVLRHSFATHMLNNGADLKSVSEMLGHTNLTTTEIYTHVTFGRVREVYEKAHPRA, from the coding sequence ATGAAAAAAAAGGAGAAACCAGCAGCTTCCGAAGCAAATGCAACATACCGTGGTCTCGATGCTTTTCTTGATTACATGAGAGGGCAGAGGCAGTATTCGGCGCATACCTGCAAGGCTTACCGAAAAGATCTTTCACAGTTTTACGATTTCCTTGCCGATCATTACGGCAGCAAAGATACATTGGATAGAGACCCCGGATCGGTTACAGTACTCGATGTCCGTCTTTTTCTCGGATATTTGCTGCGAGAGGGTTTACAGCCTAAATCCATTGCGAGAAAGCTGGCAGCGGTCAAAAGTTTTTATAATTTTCTTCTTGAAACCGGTGCGGTGAAGGTTTCGATTCCAGCACAGGTTTCCACTCCCCGTTTCAACAAAAACGTTCCCGGCTTTCTCAATGAAGAGCAGACAGTGAGTCTTTTCGAAGAGATTCTCGTTTCATCTGTTCCTCCTGTTACCGGTTCTCGGAAAAAGGATGATCATGCAGAGCGGTTTACCTTGAGCCGGGACAGGGCGATGCTTGAAATTCTCTATGGTTGTGGGCTGCGTATATCGGAGCTTGTCGGCCTCGAGCACGAACATGTCAACCTCGAACAGGGCTTCATGAGAATAACAGGTAAGGGAAATAAACAACGTATAGTGCCACTGGGGAGCCATGCAGCAAAGGCACTGAAAAATTATTTTGAAGTCAGACGAAACTTCTTTAGAATAAAAAATAAGGGGAATCCCGACACCGCATATGTTTTTGTAACAAAAAAAGGTACGGGTATTTATCCTGTTCTTGTTCAGAGAGTTACAAAAAAATATTTGTCGGCGGTCACGGAGCTCAAGTATAAAAATCCACATGTTCTGCGACATAGTTTCGCAACGCACATGCTGAACAACGGGGCTGATCTGAAAAGTGTAAGCGAGATGCTGGGCCACACCAATCTTACCACTACGGAAATATACACGCATGTAACCTTTGGGAGGGTGAGGGAAGTCTATGAGAAAGCCCATCCAAGGGCATGA
- a CDS encoding DUF4905 domain-containing protein, translated as MPEQSVPLWRYLPSGNARLWRIMFLEPDLLVCENRLQEVGKTSFTCLSLASGKEILKDFSLSDHVQGMIGESCMTGLETVRGNLFYIHGYQDNSPEHKGIWAVDPRKADVVWARPEAAFVANLDDGMLVYAAGSFAGFPERSYFLLDFKSGEVLETIGDDAAKANKMRMGALSDEALQKIELPVMQNPGGTGAGSLVEGFYESIEHDRLLVTVTHSPAEDGKTFDATIEAFRDSIKVYEDTLASRTTVPSVNYFLLRGVILYYIRGMNELISVRLQ; from the coding sequence ATGCCTGAACAAAGTGTTCCTCTTTGGCGGTATTTACCTTCCGGGAATGCCCGGTTATGGCGGATTATGTTTCTCGAACCGGACCTGCTTGTCTGCGAAAACCGGCTGCAAGAAGTCGGTAAAACAAGTTTTACCTGTCTTTCACTCGCATCCGGCAAAGAAATTCTCAAGGACTTTTCACTTAGTGATCATGTTCAGGGGATGATCGGGGAGAGCTGTATGACCGGTCTTGAAACTGTAAGAGGCAATCTATTCTATATTCATGGTTACCAGGACAACAGTCCGGAGCACAAGGGGATCTGGGCTGTGGATCCTCGTAAGGCAGATGTGGTCTGGGCCAGACCCGAAGCGGCTTTTGTCGCGAACCTCGATGACGGCATGCTGGTTTACGCGGCAGGGTCTTTCGCAGGATTTCCTGAAAGAAGCTATTTTCTGCTCGATTTCAAGAGCGGGGAAGTCCTCGAGACTATTGGCGACGATGCGGCAAAAGCAAACAAAATGCGCATGGGAGCGTTAAGCGATGAAGCTTTGCAGAAAATCGAACTTCCCGTGATGCAGAATCCCGGCGGTACGGGGGCCGGCTCGCTCGTCGAGGGTTTTTATGAATCTATCGAGCATGACCGTCTGCTTGTTACCGTTACCCATTCTCCTGCAGAAGATGGTAAAACGTTCGATGCAACTATCGAGGCGTTTCGCGACAGTATCAAGGTATACGAAGATACCCTTGCCAGTCGTACAACGGTTCCCTCTGTGAATTATTTTTTGCTTCGTGGCGTTATATTATACTATATCCGAGGTATGAATGAACTGATCTCCGTGCGTCTTCAATGA
- a CDS encoding class I SAM-dependent methyltransferase produces the protein MIGTEQNMAAVFDELSKEYDLETNHYTIVDKAFTFVSVRDSYALLDRISPEDFVKDEQMPYWAEIWPAAVTLSEFIVDELAVGEKKIIEIGAGVGVASVVAASRGADVLSTDYSLEALRFIQLNSLKNDVSLDTAQLDWRCIHLQDRFDVLFAADVLYERVNLLPIVHAVDKLVKPEGCAYIADPRRRLAEQFLDLAFENGFSVTSYARSFSKGKQVIPVNIYRLSKSIEDNA, from the coding sequence ATGATAGGGACGGAACAGAACATGGCGGCTGTTTTTGATGAGTTGTCGAAAGAGTACGATCTCGAAACAAACCATTATACCATTGTGGACAAGGCGTTCACGTTCGTTAGTGTACGTGACAGTTATGCCTTGCTTGACAGAATATCCCCTGAGGATTTCGTCAAAGATGAACAAATGCCATACTGGGCGGAAATATGGCCGGCAGCCGTAACACTTTCGGAATTTATTGTGGACGAGCTTGCTGTTGGCGAGAAGAAAATCATTGAAATCGGGGCAGGTGTCGGTGTGGCGAGCGTTGTCGCTGCATCAAGAGGGGCTGATGTGCTTTCAACGGACTATTCCTTAGAGGCTCTTCGCTTTATACAACTGAATTCATTGAAAAATGATGTTTCGCTGGACACGGCGCAGCTTGATTGGCGGTGTATTCATCTGCAGGATCGTTTCGATGTGCTCTTTGCCGCCGATGTATTGTATGAAAGAGTGAATTTACTGCCTATCGTGCATGCTGTCGATAAACTGGTCAAGCCGGAAGGATGCGCCTATATTGCCGATCCAAGAAGAAGGCTCGCCGAGCAGTTTCTCGACCTTGCATTCGAAAACGGGTTTTCCGTTACCAGCTATGCCAGGAGTTTCAGTAAGGGCAAACAGGTCATACCGGTCAATATTTACAGATTGTCTAAATCCATTGAAGATAATGCCTGA
- the queF gene encoding preQ(1) synthase, with the protein MKKELLEVFDNQFPDRNYTIEIVNPEFTSVCPKTGLPDFGTITIRYIPDKSCVELKSLKYYYLEFRNAGIFYENITNTILDHMIEVLEPRELTVKTEWKARGGITETVTASYSSQQQ; encoded by the coding sequence ATGAAAAAAGAACTCCTCGAAGTATTCGACAACCAGTTTCCTGACAGAAACTACACGATTGAAATAGTGAATCCTGAATTCACATCGGTCTGTCCGAAAACAGGGCTACCTGACTTCGGGACCATCACGATCCGTTACATCCCGGATAAATCCTGTGTCGAGCTCAAATCATTGAAATACTATTATCTCGAATTTCGCAATGCCGGTATTTTCTATGAAAATATCACGAACACTATTCTTGATCATATGATCGAAGTACTCGAGCCAAGGGAACTGACCGTGAAGACAGAGTGGAAAGCGAGAGGTGGAATCACTGAAACCGTAACGGCTTCTTATAGCTCACAGCAACAATAA
- a CDS encoding photosystem P840 reaction-center cytochrome c-551: MDNKSNGKLYALAIGGAVLMGVLFFFTSFLTGYQTPAENISPILTPLKSFMGWFLLIFFASLIIWGLGKMSARVSDRWVVSMPVSIFVIVAVMFISLEVVWEKGRTTTMEGKYIRTVRQLDAFNEGEDFENIEDQPVEEETAAVEEEVIEEAVSSEGEVAVVEETVKTEETVKTEQVAMAGKDLAAANKLFQRKCTRCHAIKSVEVKLGEYRKKGETEKIVLEMKAVPNSGIRKKDVQTLIDYINANY; the protein is encoded by the coding sequence ATGGATAACAAATCAAATGGTAAGCTTTATGCACTAGCCATTGGTGGTGCCGTATTGATGGGTGTATTGTTCTTCTTTACATCGTTTTTGACAGGTTATCAAACACCTGCTGAGAATATCTCCCCGATCCTGACCCCACTGAAGTCGTTTATGGGGTGGTTTCTCCTGATCTTTTTCGCTTCTCTGATCATCTGGGGACTCGGCAAGATGTCTGCAAGGGTTAGCGATAGATGGGTTGTGAGCATGCCCGTCAGCATTTTTGTTATTGTTGCTGTGATGTTCATCAGCCTCGAAGTTGTGTGGGAAAAAGGCCGTACAACCACCATGGAAGGCAAATATATCCGTACGGTAAGGCAGCTCGATGCATTCAATGAAGGTGAAGATTTCGAAAATATCGAGGATCAACCCGTTGAAGAAGAAACTGCTGCTGTGGAGGAAGAGGTTATCGAAGAAGCAGTTAGCAGCGAAGGTGAAGTTGCGGTGGTTGAAGAAACTGTCAAAACTGAAGAGACTGTCAAAACCGAGCAGGTTGCGATGGCCGGTAAAGATCTTGCTGCTGCAAATAAGCTGTTCCAGAGAAAATGTACAAGGTGCCATGCAATCAAATCCGTCGAGGTCAAGCTTGGTGAGTACAGAAAGAAAGGCGAGACAGAAAAAATTGTCCTGGAAATGAAAGCTGTACCGAACTCCGGTATCAGAAAGAAAGATGTTCAGACTTTGATCGACTACATCAATGCCAATTATTAG